GCTGCGGAGAACGGGCCGGCCCTCCCAGCTGATTGCGGCCAGCTCGTCGCCCCTGACCTCGATGGACCAGCCGGCTGCCTCCCACAGGCGAGCCGGCCCTCTCAGCGCATCCCAGGAGTCGTTCACAGCGTGGTCATGCCCCCGTCAACGGCAAACAGGCCGCCGGTGGCAAACGCGCCATCGTCCGAGGCGAGGTACACCATGATGCCCTCGATGTCGGCGGGCGAGCCGGCCCTGCCAAGCGGGATTCGCCCGATGATTGCCGACCGCGCCTCTGGGTCGCTCGTAATTGAGGTGACGAGGCTCGTCTCGGTGTAGGCGGGTACAACCGTGTTCACGCGAATGCCGTCGGCGGCGTAGGCGGCTGCCACCGTTCGCGTGAGCCCGTGGATGCCGGCCTTCGTCGCGCTGTACGCGGTGAAATCGCGCCCCTCGCCGTTGATTCCGGTTGGGCTTCCCGTCAGGATAATCGAGCCAGGGCCGTTGGCAAGCATCGACCGGACGGCGTGCTTGACGGTGAGGAAGGTGCCGGTGAGATTGATGTCGAGCGTGCGTTTCCAGACGTCGAGGTCGAGTTCGGCCGCGGGGGCATCTTCGCCAAAGAGCTGAACCCCGGCGTTCGCGACAACAACATCCGGTGCCCACCCGTCGGCCCCAAGCGACGCGAAGGCATCCGCGACCGACGACTCGTCAGAGATATCCATCACGACGGCACGGGCGAGCGATCCGATTGCGGAGGCCGCGGCCAACGCAGCGGCCTCGTTGCGATCGGCGAGGATCACCCTGGCACCCTCGTTCGCAAAACGCTGAGCGACCGCGAGGCCAATCCCGGTGCCTGCCCCGGTGATGAGGGTCGTCTTCGTGTGCAAGCGTGTCATGGTCGCCTCTCAGCGCTCGATGTGGTCAAGGTGAAGCATACGGGCCAGGTTCGCGTCGAGCTCGTCGTCGCGGAAGATCTTTTTCCAATCATCCTTGATGATGCGTTCGCGACCGTAATCCATTGCGATGAGGCAGGCGTCACTGAAGGGATTATCGCCGCGCAGCCCGTTGGCGAGCGCGACCTGCGTGTGCCCGTACAGGATGCTGCGCGCAGCTGCTTCTGGAATCCCCATGGTGTTGATGGCCTCGTCGAGCGCTTCGTTGAGCAGCGCGCCGATCATGCAGGCAACCGTTTCAACGAGCGTCGGCTCAAGTTGCGCGAGCTGCTTGATGGTGACCCAGTGCACATCAATGACGGGCGCATAGATCGCTCGCACGGTTTCTTCGACGATGCGTTTCTTGTCTGCATCGTCGGACTCGATTGCGGCGATGGCGTCCTGGGGAGCAGCGATCCCGCCAAAGGTGTCTGCCCATTCCTCTTTGGTTGTGCGCTCAAGAAACACCGAGGGGTGGCACGGGTGAGCGACGGCCTGGATGACGTCGTCCCGAACAGCCAAGAGCCCCGCGTAGGCCGCAGCCGGGTCCAGCGTCAGCACGATGCTGCCGGATGGGAGCTGCGGCACGATCTGCGCGCTGACCGCGGCAAGCGCGAGGTCGGGAACGGCAAGCACAACGATGTCTGCGTCAGCTACGGCCTCGGATGTTTCGCTGAGGCTCCTCCCGGCGTCGCGCACCCGTTGCCGGCCAGCCGGCGAGTTCTCGACATAGGCGACGGCGTAGTCAGTCTTGGCAAGATTATTTGAGACGCGCGTGCCCATCTTGCCGCCGGCTCCGATGACGGCGATGCGAAGGGTTTCTGTTGTTGGCTTCATTCTGTGCTCCTCAGGTAGGCGATTGCGTCACGGGTCCATTCCCGTTCCGTCTGGATGGTCAGTTCTGGGCTTTGCTGCCACGGCAGCCAGTGCTCGACAATCTCGTTGATGCCCCGTTCCCGAGGCTGAACGGTTGCGAGTAGGTGTTGGTAGTCGTGGAGTCCTGTGCCGAGTGGGGCGCCACTGTAGGTGAACCCGACCCAGCCGTCTTGCCTGGCAAATCGGAAGTCTTTCGAATGGACGTTTTTGACGAGCGCCGCGCTCCTCTCGACGCAGTCGCGAGGCAGTTCAAGGCGAGCGACAACGTTTGCGGGGTCGAGGCAGATGCCAAGCTGGTCGCTCCCCACTTCGTTCACGAGTTGCACGAGGTCTACTGTCGAGACCTGTTCGTAGGTTTCGAGCGCAAGTGTCACACTGGCGCGTTCGTAGGCAGCGACTGAGCCGCTCAGGCTGGCAGCGGCTGTGGCGATTTCTTCTGGAGTGTCGAGGCCAGGCAGCATGCTGCGCACGAGCTTGGCGTCGAGGGCTTGTGCGAGGTGAAGGAATCGATCAAGCCGCCGGGGCTCTATGCCTCGCGTGCCGAGCTCGATGGATATCCCAAGGTCATTGGCCGCCTCGGCAAGATCGCTGAGCTCGGCGTCGGTCATCGTGTCGAGCGCCGGATAGTCGCAGATCTGAATGAGCGAGATCCCGAGTTCGCGCGTCGCTTCGAGGGCACCGGTGAGAGTCAGCCTGACTGGCGCTCGTTCGGAGAGCTGCCAGAAGAAGGCGTAGGTGCTGAGCCCGATCATAGTGTTCTCCTGTATTGCCTTCGTTGTCACGTTGTCGATAGTCGCTCTATCACGCATCAGCCTAGCAACCGGTTGACCGGTTAGCAATCGATATTGGATGCCGTTGGCAACGCATCCCCGACGCTCCCCTCGGCGCTATGCTGATGACATGCCAGCCTTTGCCGATGACCGTTCGGACGAAATCACCGCAGCGCTTGGGGCGCTCCCCTCCGGTTCGCCCGTCTCGGAAGTCGCCCGCCGCCTGCTGGATCTCTTCACCGGCGGCTCGATAGCTGCCGGCCGGAGGCTTCCTCCTGAGCGCCAACTTGCTACCACGCTTGGCGTTGGCCGTTCCGCCGTGCGTGAGGCACTCGCAGCCCTCGAAATCCTCGGGATCGTTGACGTGCGCCCAGGGTCAGGCACCTATCTGCGCGGCACCGCAAGCGACCTCCTCCCCCAGACCCTCAGCTGGGGCATGCTCATCGGCGAGCACAACACGGCAGAGCTGCTTGAACTGCGTTCAGGGCTCGAAATCTATGTAGCCAGGCTGGCCGCTTCCCGCGCGGGCGACGCCGAAATACACAAGATCGAAAAGACGCTCAGCCGGATGCGGGCGTCGACTCACGACCTGACCGCATTCGCAAAAGCAGACCTCGATTTCCATAACGCACTCTCACAGGCGGCCGGCAACGGGATGCTCGTTGACCTGCTCCAGGTCGCACGGTCGCTCCTGCGCGTTTACAACGACCGGGCTGTCCATGATACTGACGCCGCCGAGATCGCGACCGCAGAGCACGAGGCCGTCCTCTCGGCGATCGCATCGGGCGACGCGGATGCCGCGGCCTCCGCAATGGCGCTGCATATGGCAACTGCCACCGCAAGGGTTACGGCGGCTGCGGCCACGGCGACCGCGACCTCAGCCCCGGCCTCCGATTCCTCGAACCAGCACGACCCAGAGTAGTCACAGATTAGTCGCAGATACACCCAAAACGCTCGCTATGAGTGGATTTGCGACCAATCTGCGCCGGCTTCGACCTGTAGGGCGAGCGTGGGGCGAGGTACGGGGACCGTCAGGGGCGAGGTACGGGAAACCTCAGAGCAAGATCAGGGCGCGGGCGCTAGGCGCTCGCGTCCATCATCTCGAGGCGTGAGAGCACGTGGGCGCGCTTCGGCGAGCGCGCTGGCAGCAAGCGAAGGCAGGTCTCCCAGGCCTGACGGTCATCCGCGCCAACCGGAGTTTGCACGTATGCCATCAGCACGTCAATAGAGGCGTCGGTCAGGAGTGCCTCGCGGAGCGTCTGAGAAACCTCAGCCCGGATATCGGCGATGCCAGGGGCCTCGGATTCTGGCAGCAGCACTCCTGGATACGCGGCGAGCGCAAGCCGGTGCGCGCCACGACCGAGGGCAGAGAGCACGTCACGAACATCAAGGGTGATGGTGCGCGGAAGCCGATACGGCCGGGAAAGCGGGGCGAGGGTTGGATCGATGCCTTTGAGCACCGCGCGCAGCCGCACCATCTCGGCGCGGAGGGTGAGGGCGCCGTCGTCGCGTCCGTAGAGGAGCTGCGAGAGCCGCTCGGCGGAGAGCCCGCTTTCGTTCCAGGCAAGCAACGTGAGAATCTCGGCGTGCCTACGGCTGAGCTCGATGAACTCGGTGCCAACGTAGAGCTCGCCGCGTTCACGCCCGAGCACGTTGAGCCGCGTGATACCGGTGCCCTTGACGGGTCTGCGGTCGCTTGAACCGCCCTGGCCGCGGCGGGCCTGCGCTCGCACCATGTCGTTTCGGAGGGTCTGGATGCGCAGCTCGGCCTCAACCGCCGCAACCGTCGCCTCAACCAACTGGAGGGTATGCGGCGCAACAACC
The DNA window shown above is from Lysinibacter cavernae and carries:
- a CDS encoding SDR family NAD(P)-dependent oxidoreductase, encoding MTRLHTKTTLITGAGTGIGLAVAQRFANEGARVILADRNEAAALAAASAIGSLARAVVMDISDESSVADAFASLGADGWAPDVVVANAGVQLFGEDAPAAELDLDVWKRTLDINLTGTFLTVKHAVRSMLANGPGSIILTGSPTGINGEGRDFTAYSATKAGIHGLTRTVAAAYAADGIRVNTVVPAYTETSLVTSITSDPEARSAIIGRIPLGRAGSPADIEGIMVYLASDDGAFATGGLFAVDGGMTTL
- a CDS encoding phosphogluconate dehydrogenase C-terminal domain-containing protein, with protein sequence MKPTTETLRIAVIGAGGKMGTRVSNNLAKTDYAVAYVENSPAGRQRVRDAGRSLSETSEAVADADIVVLAVPDLALAAVSAQIVPQLPSGSIVLTLDPAAAYAGLLAVRDDVIQAVAHPCHPSVFLERTTKEEWADTFGGIAAPQDAIAAIESDDADKKRIVEETVRAIYAPVIDVHWVTIKQLAQLEPTLVETVACMIGALLNEALDEAINTMGIPEAAARSILYGHTQVALANGLRGDNPFSDACLIAMDYGRERIIKDDWKKIFRDDELDANLARMLHLDHIER
- a CDS encoding sugar phosphate isomerase/epimerase family protein, with product MIGLSTYAFFWQLSERAPVRLTLTGALEATRELGISLIQICDYPALDTMTDAELSDLAEAANDLGISIELGTRGIEPRRLDRFLHLAQALDAKLVRSMLPGLDTPEEIATAAASLSGSVAAYERASVTLALETYEQVSTVDLVQLVNEVGSDQLGICLDPANVVARLELPRDCVERSAALVKNVHSKDFRFARQDGWVGFTYSGAPLGTGLHDYQHLLATVQPRERGINEIVEHWLPWQQSPELTIQTEREWTRDAIAYLRSTE
- a CDS encoding FadR/GntR family transcriptional regulator; translated protein: MPAFADDRSDEITAALGALPSGSPVSEVARRLLDLFTGGSIAAGRRLPPERQLATTLGVGRSAVREALAALEILGIVDVRPGSGTYLRGTASDLLPQTLSWGMLIGEHNTAELLELRSGLEIYVARLAASRAGDAEIHKIEKTLSRMRASTHDLTAFAKADLDFHNALSQAAGNGMLVDLLQVARSLLRVYNDRAVHDTDAAEIATAEHEAVLSAIASGDADAAASAMALHMATATARVTAAAATATATSAPASDSSNQHDPE
- a CDS encoding transcriptional regulator codes for the protein MPNPWLALRRGESARERRRLLVRAHENAVTGETLPDGIRDVVRESWQRSLGTALDPELVPSTNIWERDQLEDYRRTHPLQSIMPVIQRLLIEDAEEAGLIVAVGDSAGRLLWIDGDDELRSQAEGMNFVAGADWSEAVVGMSAPGTAIELNHGIQVLGAEHFNRWAHQWSCTAVPVHDPVTKALLGVIDITGGDEVVAPHTLQLVEATVAAVEAELRIQTLRNDMVRAQARRGQGGSSDRRPVKGTGITRLNVLGRERGELYVGTEFIELSRRHAEILTLLAWNESGLSAERLSQLLYGRDDGALTLRAEMVRLRAVLKGIDPTLAPLSRPYRLPRTITLDVRDVLSALGRGAHRLALAAYPGVLLPESEAPGIADIRAEVSQTLREALLTDASIDVLMAYVQTPVGADDRQAWETCLRLLPARSPKRAHVLSRLEMMDASA